The Arcobacter porcinus sequence TCCAATCACTTTTATAGCAGGAGTTTTGAGATATGATTTTAGGAAATTTCTTGTTTTAGTAGTAATTTCTAAGTTTTCAAGATATCTTTTTATAGCTTTAATAGTTTAAATTTAATACTCAAAGGATTAAAAATGAAAATAGATATAGAGTCAATTGGTACAATATTTACAGAGTTTAAAGATCGTGAAAATATGCCTGTACAACCTTGTGGAGGCGATAAAAGTATAGGAAAAATTGTAATAAAAGATGAGTATAAACAAGGTTTAAAAGATTTGGATGGATTTAGTCATATCTATTTAATTTACTATTTTCATAAATCAAAAGATTATAAACTAGAAGTTATCCCTTTTAATGATAAAACTAATTCAAAAAGGGGTGTTTTTTCAACTAGAACTCCGATTCATCCAAATAAGATAGGATTATCTTTGGTTAAGTTAGAGAGAGTTAAGGATAATATTATTGAAATTAGAGGTGTTGATATTTTAAATGAAACCCCTTTAATAGATATAAAACCATATATTCCAAATTTTGATTTTGTTGAGGGTGAGATTAAATCTGGATGGATGAACTCATCTTTAGATGAAGTAAGAAATAAAAAATCAGATAAGAGATTTTTATAAGAAGAGTCTATTTATAAACTCTTCTGCCAAGAGATAAATGCCCAAGTTAAACTCTCTTTGTTTTTTTTATTTTTATAAGTAGTATTAAAATACTCTCTTAATATTTTCTCCTCTTTTTTAGATATTTCTCCTAAACTCCATTTTAAGCTTTGAATAAATTCATCTTCATTTGCAGTATCAAATTTTGAAGATTTTGTCTCAATAAAATCAACCTTTGCATAAATTCCCATGCTATGAAGAGTATTTACTAAATATATATAATCAGGTCGTGGAATAATATCTCTTTTTATTTGAGCTAAAATCTCTTTATCTATAAAACTTCCACCAACTTTTGTTGTGATATAGACTCTTTTGTTTGCTTTTTCATCTAATTTTTTTAAAGCTTTTTTTATATCTTTTACTTCCATGGACCTACTTGCAACTACAATATCAGCATTTGGAACATCTTCCCAAGAGTCATACCAAGATTTATGAATGCTTACTAAATTATCAATTTCTTTGTTTTTTGCATTTTGTTCGGCATAATTTAACATCTCTTTTGAATAATCAAGAGCATAAACAGTTTTTAATTTTTTTGCAAGAGCTAAAGAAATAGTAGCAGGTCCACTTCCAACATCAAGCAAAGTTTCACAATCGCTTATATCAACTCTTTTTGTAAACTCTTTTGTATATGGACTATTTAAAACATTTTGACTAAAATGCAAAGCCTTTTTATCCCAATCACTGCTACTTTTACTTTTAAAAGTAGAGTTCTTCATCTGTATTTTATATAGTTTTGAAAAGTTCAATTTATCTAAATTTGTTTTTATAAGTGGCATTTTTAATCCTTTAAATCTTTTTGATGGTTGGAGAAAATGCTTTTGTACTTACATTTACTTTTTCTCCAATTATTAAATTTTGAGCTTCTATATTTGAGATTACAACTTCTACAATTTGCTGACCAATAGCTACAATAGCGATATTTATAACATCAACTTTTATAATATCAAGAAGTTCTCCCTCAAAACTAAACTTCTGGCTACCTTCTGTTTTTAGTAAAATATCTTTTGCTAAACCATCGTTTGCTATTTTTCCCTCTTTTAAAACAAGAACTCTAGAAGCTAGTTTATACATCTCGCTTGGATCATGACTTACCATTATTGTTGTTGTATTAAACTCTTTATGAAGTGCCAAAATCTCATCTTGAAGTTTTAATCTCATATATGAATCAAGCGCTGAAAGTGGCTCATCCATAAGTAAGATTCTTGGTCTTTTCATCAAAGCTCTACACAAACTCACTCTTTGCTTTTGTCCACCACTTAATGAGCTTGGGTATCTGTTTTTTAACTCATATAAATCTGTAAGATTTAAAAGATAGTTTGCTAGTTCTTTATCTTTTTTTACAAAAAGAAGGTTCTCTATAACTGTTAAGTTTGGGAAAAGTGCATAATCTTGAAAAACAAATCCAATATCTCTTTTTTGAACAGGTTTTATAAACTTATCATCTAGCCAAATATCATTATCAACAACTATTTTTCCATCTGCATTTTCTAAACCTGCTAAAACTCTTAAGATTGTAGTTTTTCCACTTCCACTAATTCCACTTAAAGCTACAAATTCTCCAGTTTTTATAGATAAATTTATATCTAAAAGCATTTTTCCTGTGCTTCCGTGAAGCTCTTTTTTTATCTTTAAATCTATCATCTATATAACTCTATTTCTTTTTTGTTTACCATTAAACAAATATACTGCAAGAAGTGTAATAAAACTCATAACAATCATAATCAAACTATAAATATGAGCATTTTTATAATCAAGCACTTCAACAAACTCATAAATAGCAATCGCAGCAACTCTTGTTTCATTTGGAATACTTCCACCAATCATTAAAACAACTCCAAACTCCCCAACTGTGTGAGCAAAAGTAATTATAAGTGCTGTTAATAAAGATGGTTTTATATTTGGTAAAGCTATTAGTAAAACTGTTTTGAACTTACTTTTTCCACTAATATAACTTGCTTCTATCATATTTTTATTTAGGCTTTCAAAACCACTTTGAAGTGGTTGCACCATAAAAGGAAGGCTATAAAGACAACTTGCAATTATTATTCCATAGAAATTAAATACAAGTTTTATTCCAAAATACTCATCAAAAAATTGACCAATAGGAGAATTGTGTGATAAACCCCAAAGTAAATAAAACCCCAAAACTGTTGGTGGAACAACTAATGGCATAGTACAAAGAGCCTCAATAAAAGGCTTTGATTTTGACTTTGTTTGTGATAAATACCAAGCAAGTGGCATACATAGGACAAACAAAATCAAAGTTGTAATTAGAGCCAATTTAAAAGATAGCATAAAAGGTGCATAATCAACACTTAATAAATAATCAATCATTTAAAACCCTATAAATAGATAAATCACTAGCTTTTATTAATATATTTACTTCATCATTTTCTTTTAAGTTCAATCTTTCTTGAGAGCTTTTTGTAATTATGCTTTCAAGTTTTGTATCATTTATTTCTAAAATGATATTTGATAGAAGTTTTCCACTGTTTATAGAGATAATTTTTGCAAGAGCTTGATTTGATAAACTAATATCCTCTATATGGTTTTTTGAAATAGAGATATTTGTAGGTTTTACAAGTAGTTCAACTCTTGAACCTACTTGTAAGTTTTCAATTAAATCTAAACTCATCATCTTAAAAATATTATTATAAAAATCAAACTCAATAATATTTAAACTATCACTAGTTTGAATACTTTTCACTCTTGCAATCATAAATACTTTTCTACTCTTCTACTATTATTTTACTAAATATCCAAAATCAACAAATATCTTTTTAGCTTTATCTCCTAAGATAAAGTCATAAAAAGCTTTTGCTTCTTTGTTATCTTTTGCTCTATTTAAAATAATAATTCCTTGATCAATTGGAGTATATAATGATGGATCAACACTTACCCAGTCAATATCCTCTTTATATTGAGACATTTTTTCATCATATAAAGATGATTTTGCAATAAATCCAACTTCAGCAGCTGTTAAAGCATAAGTTACAGCTTGAGAGATTGATTCAGCATAAATTAGTTTTGGCTCAACTTTTTCAAATAATTTTGCATTTTTAAATGCTTCAACAGAAGCTGTTCCATATGGAGCAGTTTTTGGGTTTGCAATAGCAACTCTAATAATATTTTTATCTGTTAAAAGATTTAAACCTTTTGAAAGATCTAATTTTTTTGAGCTAAGCATTGCTAAGCTACCTTGTGCATAAATAACTGGTTTAGTTGAACTTAAACCTTGATTATCTAGTGTTTCAGGGAATTTCATATCAGCACTCATAAAAATATCAAATGGAGCTCCATTTATGATTTGAGTTGTGAATTTTCCACTACTTCCTAAAGTTACTTGTACTTTTGTATCTGGATTTGTTTTATTAAACTCTGCAATTAAATCATTAATAGCATAAGATACATTTGCTGCAACTGCTATATTTATTGTTCCTGCAAAAATACTTGAACATAAAAGAGCTAATCCTAAAATTATTTTTCTCATATTTTATCCTTATCTTCCTATCATAATATCAGATGCTTTTATAATAGCATCAACTTCAAGACCAACTTTTAAACCTAAATTCTTTACAGAATTTGTAGTTACAATAGTTACTATTTTATCTGTATTCCCAATGTCTATAACAACTTCAGAATTTACATCACTACCATTTATAGCTTCAATTTTTCCTCTTAATCTATTTCTAGCACTAACTTTTAGGCTAGTATCTGTAGAAATAAGTACATTACTTGATTTAATTAAAGCAACAATTTCGTCGTTTTTTTCTAAATCAAGATTCTCAACAGATGTAAGAGTAATAACACTTACAAGCTCTTTTCCACTTTTAAGTTTTAAAGTAAGTTCTGCATTCACTGCACCTTTGTTTACATTTGAAACAACAGCAATAATTTGGTTTCTAGCACTAATTTGCATTGATAATCTCCTAATTGTTTTTAGAGTTCCGCTATTTAGATCTGTAATTCTATGTAGATTTTCTAAGAATTTTTTTTGTTCCTCTTTTAAAAGAAAATAAGTATTTAAAAGATTCTCTCCGTAAGGAGTTAGCTTTGTTCCACCACCACCAACACCACCTGTTTCTCTGATTACTATTGGAGTATTTGATAGATTATTCATATCTTCAATAGCTTCCCAAGCTGCTTTATAGCTAAGTGGTACCTCTTTTGAAGCTTTATTGATTGAACCTGTTCTTTTAATCGCATCTAAAAGAGCAATTCTTTTTTCAAGTAAAAAAGGTTTGTCAAAAAGTTCTAAAGTCAAGTTTGATGAAATTTGCATAAAAATCCTTTGTTATATACAGATTTACATAAC is a genomic window containing:
- the tsaA gene encoding tRNA (N6-threonylcarbamoyladenosine(37)-N6)-methyltransferase TrmO, with translation MKIDIESIGTIFTEFKDRENMPVQPCGGDKSIGKIVIKDEYKQGLKDLDGFSHIYLIYYFHKSKDYKLEVIPFNDKTNSKRGVFSTRTPIHPNKIGLSLVKLERVKDNIIEIRGVDILNETPLIDIKPYIPNFDFVEGEIKSGWMNSSLDEVRNKKSDKRFL
- a CDS encoding class I SAM-dependent methyltransferase, translating into MPLIKTNLDKLNFSKLYKIQMKNSTFKSKSSSDWDKKALHFSQNVLNSPYTKEFTKRVDISDCETLLDVGSGPATISLALAKKLKTVYALDYSKEMLNYAEQNAKNKEIDNLVSIHKSWYDSWEDVPNADIVVASRSMEVKDIKKALKKLDEKANKRVYITTKVGGSFIDKEILAQIKRDIIPRPDYIYLVNTLHSMGIYAKVDFIETKSSKFDTANEDEFIQSLKWSLGEISKKEEKILREYFNTTYKNKKNKESLTWAFISWQKSL
- a CDS encoding ABC transporter ATP-binding protein, encoding MIDLKIKKELHGSTGKMLLDINLSIKTGEFVALSGISGSGKTTILRVLAGLENADGKIVVDNDIWLDDKFIKPVQKRDIGFVFQDYALFPNLTVIENLLFVKKDKELANYLLNLTDLYELKNRYPSSLSGGQKQRVSLCRALMKRPRILLMDEPLSALDSYMRLKLQDEILALHKEFNTTTIMVSHDPSEMYKLASRVLVLKEGKIANDGLAKDILLKTEGSQKFSFEGELLDIIKVDVINIAIVAIGQQIVEVVISNIEAQNLIIGEKVNVSTKAFSPTIKKI
- the modB gene encoding molybdate ABC transporter permease subunit, translating into MIDYLLSVDYAPFMLSFKLALITTLILFVLCMPLAWYLSQTKSKSKPFIEALCTMPLVVPPTVLGFYLLWGLSHNSPIGQFFDEYFGIKLVFNFYGIIIASCLYSLPFMVQPLQSGFESLNKNMIEASYISGKSKFKTVLLIALPNIKPSLLTALIITFAHTVGEFGVVLMIGGSIPNETRVAAIAIYEFVEVLDYKNAHIYSLIMIVMSFITLLAVYLFNGKQKRNRVI
- a CDS encoding TOBE domain-containing protein, which translates into the protein MIARVKSIQTSDSLNIIEFDFYNNIFKMMSLDLIENLQVGSRVELLVKPTNISISKNHIEDISLSNQALAKIISINSGKLLSNIILEINDTKLESIITKSSQERLNLKENDEVNILIKASDLSIYRVLND
- the modA gene encoding molybdate ABC transporter substrate-binding protein gives rise to the protein MRKIILGLALLCSSIFAGTINIAVAANVSYAINDLIAEFNKTNPDTKVQVTLGSSGKFTTQIINGAPFDIFMSADMKFPETLDNQGLSSTKPVIYAQGSLAMLSSKKLDLSKGLNLLTDKNIIRVAIANPKTAPYGTASVEAFKNAKLFEKVEPKLIYAESISQAVTYALTAAEVGFIAKSSLYDEKMSQYKEDIDWVSVDPSLYTPIDQGIIILNRAKDNKEAKAFYDFILGDKAKKIFVDFGYLVK
- a CDS encoding TOBE domain-containing protein, whose translation is MQISSNLTLELFDKPFLLEKRIALLDAIKRTGSINKASKEVPLSYKAAWEAIEDMNNLSNTPIVIRETGGVGGGGTKLTPYGENLLNTYFLLKEEQKKFLENLHRITDLNSGTLKTIRRLSMQISARNQIIAVVSNVNKGAVNAELTLKLKSGKELVSVITLTSVENLDLEKNDEIVALIKSSNVLISTDTSLKVSARNRLRGKIEAINGSDVNSEVVIDIGNTDKIVTIVTTNSVKNLGLKVGLEVDAIIKASDIMIGR